In Zingiber officinale cultivar Zhangliang chromosome 1A, Zo_v1.1, whole genome shotgun sequence, the DNA window GCTGTTTGACTCATCTGGTAACGGACCAAAGTGGAGTAATTTTCTATTGCTTTAAGAAAAGAAGGCCTCGTCATCGTACAAGAGATTTGGTTGTAAGTCATGCCTTCTCAAAAACCAGTTCGGATCCTCTGGACCAGGGAACCCTGGACCACCCCTGGACCACAAACTCCGGTTAAAAAGCTATCACGTGCAATGCGCGTGCACGTGGAAACAACACTCCCGCAGAAACGCGCCCATTTGCTTGCAGCCCTAACTTCTCGCGATTCTTCCACCTCCGCGCTCCGCCGGCGACCAGATCCGTCGCAGACCCTGGCCCCTCCCCGACGCCCACCTCTAGCGTCGGCGACGAAGTGACAGCCCCCTGCGGCCTTTTGGTTCCGCGACTCACGCAGAAACCAACCGGGATCCTCCGGCGGCGACGACACAAGCTCTTCCGAGGCACAACCCTGCCCGCGACCGGCGACGCCCCAAGCTCTTCCGCCGTTAGGGCTGATTTCCCATTTGCTGGTGTGAACAAGTTCGGCCTCCAACAAACGTGAGTAATTCTGGTCTCTGAAAGTTGACTTTAAAGAGACCAACTAGTCTATTGGTTCATAGGATTCATTGGAATTAGTTCCAATCAAATGTAAGACCTTCAATGCCATCTTATGTTACAGAAAATTGATGCTCTTCTATTATTATCTTCACCTTTCCATGTAATCTTGAGGTTAGTTCTTATGTAACATTCGTTTGAATGTTTTGTTTCTGATTTACTTATACTCTCTATTATCTTCACCTTTCCATGTAATCTTGAGGTTAgttccattcgtttgatgctctTCTGTTTTTGTCTCTATCAGTTTTGTACTTTGGTTGCTGCAAGGTCATAGTAACAAGTAGTTTCATCTCCTTTTTCAAATTCAGGAATGATAAATGGCGTGCAAGTAAATTAGCAGTATCACCAATTCTTATAATTAGCCTTGACCAATCCCTTGTTTTGCAAAAGTAATTGAATAGAAACCATTAAATTTTGTTGGAACTTTGAAGTTATAAATAAGCTTATttctttaatgttcatgttgaAGTTATAAGAACAGATTTGAAATTCTGATCTTGGTTATGTGAATGATCAGTAGCAAATTAAGGATTGGAATTTATTAACAGGATCAAAGAAATTATCATGGAGGGTGAATCTACAAGTTGTCGTCGTTTGAATTTTGTTTCAAACGAGGATATGTGTGAAGTTGACTTTGATGATATTAATGAAGGTAATAGAAATCATATTGAGAATGTATTGAGCTTCAGTATATCAAATTTTCCTTTTacccatcttgctttgtttgtttgCTTGTATAGGCTTGAACATTGAAACCGATTTGGATATACCACAACTAGGATTGGAATTTGAAACAGAAGAAGatgcatatcaattttatttggcatATTCTAAAAAGGTTGGATTTGGTGTAAGGAGAGGTAGAATCCACAAGGATGAATCGGGTAAATTACTTGATAGGGTCTTTTATTGTTGTGCCCAaggtaaaagaggaaaagacaaaCGAGATCTTTATGTCAAAGCAAGTCGTGATGAAACAAGGTTTGGTTGTGAGGCTAAAATGAAGATTTGTAATCGGAAAAAAGCAAGTTTACTGTGGTACAGtttgttaaagagcataatcattatctcTCAAGTCCAAATAAAACGCACCTCTGAAGTCATAGGAATATATCTTCTTCTGCAGCGATCTGATTGAGATGGCAAGTGATGTGGGAATCCCCAAAATcatctcatgatcttatggtgaGGCAAGTAGGTGGGAGGGAGAATTTAGGATTTATTCCTCAAGATTATAAAAACTACTTGCGATCGAAAAGAACAATAAATATGAGAGTTGGGGATCAGGGGTGTATTGGAATATCTGCAAAATGCAATTCGAGGATCCTAATTTTTTTATGCTATccaagttgatgaagatgatttgattacTAATATTTTTGGTCCGATGCTAAGATGAGAGCCGATTATGCAAATTTTGGAGATGTTGTTTGCTTTGACACAACCTACGGAAAGAACAATGAAGGTCGACCAATTGCATTGTTTGTAGGCGTTAATCATCATAAACAATCCATACTATTTGGTGCcgctttattatatgatgaaaccAGTTTGACTTTTGAGTGGTTATTTGATACATTAACTAGAGCTATGGGTGAGAAAAAGCCAACTACTATTCTTACAGATCAAGATGCAGCAATGGCTAAGGCGTTAGCTTCCGGATGGCCTGAAACACATCATCGTTTGTGCATTTGGCATATTTAtcaaaatgctgccatacatttgaatGGAGTTTTTTCTATGTTTAGAGATTTTGCTAAAGATTTTGCCTCatgtatatatgattttgatgaagaggaagattttatttcagcATGGAACATGATGTTAGCCAAGTATGCACTTGAAGACAATGATTGGTTGAGGCGCATGTACAACATCAAGGAAAAATGGGCTTTAGTATATGGACGAAAAATGTTTTGTGCAGATatgactacaacccaaagaagtgagagcatgaatagTATTGTGAAAAAATATGTCACTTATAAACACAAGTTTTTAGACTTTTTCAGCCACTTCCAAAGGCTTCTTGATGATCGTCGATATGAGGAATTAAAAGCTGATTTCAAATCAAATACAACTGTTCCCTATTTAATGTTTCCAATTGAGATTTTAAAGCATGCTAGTGAAATTTATACTCCTGAGGTATACAAGTGTTTTCAACAGGAGTGGTGCTTATCTCATGATTCTAATCTTGAAATTTGTGAGGATGTTGATACATTTGCAAAATATAAAGTTACTCCTCACAAAAAGAAAAACCATCATATAGTTACACTTGATAAGAAGTGTGAAAAGATTGAGTGTAGCTGTAGAAAATTTGAATTTGCTGGGATTTTGTGTTCTCATATTCTGAAAATATTTACGTGGAATAATATCATGAAGATCCCAAGTGATTATGTATTGAAAAGGTGGACAAGAAAAGCAAAAATTGGATATTTTGGAGTAAATGATTCAATGGCCAACAAtgctagtttggatccaaaagTACTTCAAAACATGCGTTACAAAGAGTTGTGTGGGTTGAATGTTCAATTGGTTACCAAGGCAGCAGAAAGGGATGATACCTACATGTTTGTTAAAGATGCTATGTTGAGCTTGTGTAAGATAGTGGATGATAAATTACAAGTTAATGAATCAAATGTCCAACAATTAAATGTGAGCCAAGCATCCAGGGAATTTGATTATGGTGAAGGGAACTCTACTGGAGTAAAAGGgattaaaatgaagaaaaaaacggTGTCAGGTAAGAGGTTGAAAGGTGGGTTAGAGAAGCtttcaaggaaaagaaaagcaacgaggaaaacaaaccaagcttCAACAATTGTAATAGTTTCTATTCTTTAACTTCGCAAATTTTgtttatttggtattatttgtTGTAACTAAaatcattctatttttttataacaCAGGGTGTAGATCAAAGTATTTCCACCGTGGGCAGCGTACAATGTGACCGGATCATTCACCAAGTTGGTATTTGTTTTACTTATGTTAATCTAAGATAGTTTATGTTATAACTATCTAagaatgtattttatttttttgttttagccTATAAATTATGTGCCAACAATTGGTAGCTCTGTTGGTAGTTTCAATATGACTGAGACTCAATTTCCACCATTATTGGCATCACAACTTTCTCAGGTATATATACATCTTAGTTATCACAAGTTTCTTTAAGTCTGAATGAAATGTATAATATCTGTCTAAATCTTGTTGTTTCAATCTGTATGAACTTTCTGAGCAAATTTGACCTACATTGTTGTTTCGGCTTCCTAATAGTTTACAGTTGTTTACTGTTATAGGTGCAATCCCCATTTGTGCAATTTGCTAGACCACCTCGTGCGGATTCCTCTCCTTAGACAGTAACGATCTCGTATGTGCCTATGTCTATTTATATGTGCACCTGAAATACTAGTTAATTTATTGATATGATTTCCTTTCTTGACAGGTTCCAAATACTTTAGGTTCCAACTAATCtattgtttagttgctttgtgaaCAGGGAGTTTGGTTCATtaagaaattttagaaataaatctcTGTTT includes these proteins:
- the LOC122036295 gene encoding protein FAR1-RELATED SEQUENCE 9-like; translated protein: MFRDFAKDFASCIYDFDEEEDFISAWNMMLAKYALEDNDWLRRMYNIKEKWALVYGRKMFCADMTTTQRSESMNSIVKKYVTYKHKFLDFFSHFQRLLDDRRYEELKADFKSNTTVPYLMFPIEILKHASEIYTPEVYKCFQQEWCLSHDSNLEICEDVDTFAKYKVTPHKKKNHHIVTLDKKCEKIECSCRKFEFAGILCSHILKIFTWNNIMKIPSDYVLKRWTRKAKIGYFGVNDSMANNASLDPKVLQNMRYKELCGLNVQLVTKAAERDDTYMFVKDAMLSLCKIVDDKLQVNESNVQQLNVSQASREFDYGEGNSTGVKGIKMKKKTVSGKRLKGGLEKLSRKRKATRKTNQASTIGVDQSISTVGSVQCDRIIHQPINYVPTIGSSVGSFNMTETQFPPLLASQLSQVQSPFVQFARPPRADSSP